In one window of Bizionia sp. M204 DNA:
- a CDS encoding DUF3347 domain-containing protein, with amino-acid sequence MKNLKMSIAAMLLLVVSFTHAQSSDVKAEVILTDYFNLKDALVGDETKKAAQSGTKLVASLKAFDMSGYTNEQQEELADIIEDATEHAEHISESAIDHQREHFKTLSKDMTDMVAITGTKTTLYEQFCPMYDKGSAWLSTSKEVRNPYYGSKMLKCGKVQKTIQ; translated from the coding sequence ATGAAAAATTTAAAAATGAGTATAGCAGCCATGCTATTGTTAGTAGTTTCTTTTACCCATGCACAAAGTAGTGATGTAAAAGCAGAAGTTATATTAACGGATTACTTTAACTTAAAAGATGCTTTGGTTGGAGATGAGACTAAAAAAGCGGCACAATCAGGTACTAAACTAGTAGCCTCTCTTAAAGCATTTGATATGAGTGGTTATACAAATGAACAGCAAGAAGAGCTTGCTGATATCATAGAAGATGCTACGGAACACGCAGAACATATTTCTGAAAGTGCCATAGACCATCAACGCGAGCACTTTAAGACCTTGAGCAAAGATATGACGGATATGGTAGCTATTACAGGCACAAAAACCACCTTGTACGAACAGTTTTGCCCAATGTATGATAAGGGTAGTGCTTGGTTAAGTACCAGTAAGGAGGTTAGAAACCCGTATTATGGTAGTAAAATGCTTAAATGCGGAAAAGTTCAAAAAACTATTCAATAG
- a CDS encoding YceI family protein, with protein sequence MRHRKNIKSVGLILSLLLFSYHSVFAQVYAVENGKALFNATMPLNSYTGESEVLKGSINFETGEIDFSLQVKSIKTGITKRDDDMYELLNIGKYPAITFKGKLVKKYDPNVKDKQSLQVKGEFTLAGTTREVMIGVELKPEGTNFRLTSSWDLLITDYNIKQPKKFFLKVDDKHNLTIDALLVKK encoded by the coding sequence ATGAGACATAGAAAGAACATAAAATCGGTTGGTTTGATATTAAGTCTTTTATTATTTAGCTACCATTCTGTATTTGCACAAGTGTATGCGGTTGAAAATGGTAAAGCATTATTTAATGCTACCATGCCACTGAACTCCTATACAGGGGAGTCTGAAGTATTAAAAGGGAGTATTAATTTTGAAACAGGCGAAATAGACTTCAGTTTGCAAGTCAAATCTATTAAAACGGGTATTACCAAACGGGATGACGATATGTATGAATTGTTAAACATTGGTAAATATCCAGCAATAACTTTTAAAGGCAAGTTGGTTAAAAAATATGACCCTAATGTTAAGGACAAGCAATCTCTCCAAGTTAAAGGTGAATTTACTCTTGCAGGAACAACACGAGAAGTTATGATAGGTGTTGAATTAAAACCCGAAGGGACTAACTTCCGATTAACATCTTCTTGGGATTTGTTAATTACCGATTACAATATAAAACAACCAAAAAAGTTTTTTTTAAAGGTTGATGATAAGCATAATTTAACAATTGATGCTCTATTAGTAAAAAAATAA
- a CDS encoding heme-binding domain-containing protein, with translation MKIVKVIALVLLVGFVGIQFIPTERNQNDTVPKTDFMLVHNVPEKIQQKLQVSCYDCHSNNTQYPWYNKIQPAAWFLEDHIKEGKAELNFSEWDSLSSRRKSSKLRSIIKQIESGEMPLDSYTLIHSEAIYSKAEEEELINFISKLKDNL, from the coding sequence ATGAAGATTGTAAAAGTCATAGCATTAGTATTATTGGTAGGGTTTGTGGGGATACAATTTATTCCCACAGAACGCAATCAAAACGATACAGTACCCAAAACTGATTTTATGTTAGTCCATAATGTTCCTGAAAAAATTCAGCAAAAGTTACAGGTATCCTGCTATGATTGCCACAGTAATAACACGCAATACCCTTGGTATAATAAAATTCAACCCGCTGCTTGGTTTTTGGAAGACCACATCAAAGAAGGAAAGGCCGAACTTAATTTTAGTGAATGGGATTCGCTTTCAAGCCGAAGAAAATCAAGTAAACTTCGGTCAATTATAAAACAGATAGAAAGCGGAGAAATGCCTTTGGATTCTTACACTTTAATACATAGTGAGGCAATATATTCAAAAGCTGAAGAAGAGGAATTAATCAATTTTATTTCAAAATTAAAAGATAATTTATAA
- a CDS encoding DUF3347 domain-containing protein, whose translation MSKLKTTLGIVAIAFITLTAVSCKDNNKEQNNTDVDHSEMNHDNSDGHHDSEKKDMAMSGDGNSEVILNDYFNLKDALVADDNAKAKELGARLATSLGKLDVSSYTDMQKTDLKDIIEDTVEHAEHISESDIAHQREHFKILSEGVTDMVAITGTKNTLYQQFCPMYDGGSNWLSMSEEVRNPYYGSKMLKCGKVQKEIN comes from the coding sequence ATGAGCAAATTAAAAACAACATTAGGTATCGTTGCGATAGCATTCATAACCTTAACAGCAGTGTCTTGTAAAGACAACAACAAAGAACAAAATAACACTGATGTAGACCATTCCGAAATGAATCACGATAATAGTGATGGTCACCACGATAGTGAAAAAAAAGACATGGCAATGAGTGGAGATGGTAATTCAGAAGTCATATTAAACGATTATTTCAATCTTAAAGATGCATTGGTTGCCGATGATAATGCTAAAGCCAAAGAACTTGGTGCACGCCTGGCAACAAGTTTAGGGAAGCTTGATGTTTCTAGTTATACAGATATGCAAAAGACCGATTTAAAAGATATTATTGAAGATACCGTAGAACACGCAGAACATATTTCTGAAAGTGATATAGCACACCAGCGAGAGCACTTTAAAATCTTAAGTGAAGGTGTAACGGATATGGTCGCAATTACTGGAACTAAAAACACGCTATACCAACAATTTTGCCCAATGTACGATGGTGGTAGTAATTGGTTAAGTATGAGTGAAGAAGTAAGAAACCCTTACTACGGAAGTAAAATGCTGAAATGTGGTAAGGTGCAAAAAGAAATTAACTAG
- a CDS encoding multicopper oxidase domain-containing protein: MKAIHYSILFLLIGCPALFAQSVEGNIDNLPVKEYTLTLKEEMVNKAGKEVKGMTVNGTIPGPTLEFTEGEYAVIYVKNEMSVETSVHWHGFLLPNFYDGVPYLTTPPIKAGTTFKYEFAIKQNGTYWYHSHTMLQEQSGVFGSIIIHPKEESFEYDKDLVLMLSDWTNEKPMNVLRNLKRGNEWYQMKKGTSTPLNQVIARGAFGAQLDFWRQRMEGADIADIYYPAFLVNGKEIAEYPEFQPGEKVRLRIINGSASSQFWMTFGGEAPTMVSADGKDIVPVKRSKTFIAIAEAYDFIITIPENGKIELRSMAQDGSGTSLAYIGNGKILPAEILPRPDKIQMMQEMAKMKMKMGAHALKFQPGKDERFEMKEEYGMQMDDMKGMEMDGKMKMDHSNMKNNKMANDMKMDSTMSHMDHSKMGNSDMKTDEKESNTMEGMDMFSEYNYDYLKSPEKTTYAKGTPVNEILLNLTGNMNRYIWSMNGVPLSETDKIKIKGNQVTRITLNNLTMMHHPMHLHGHFFRVINKNGEYSPLKHTVNVPPMEELTIEFYGDEYGDWFFHCHILYHMMGGMARVMSYDTPRDTRMEAYPVSKLIKETDLWYSWGMVDVASHMTGATFMTSNIRNQFTLSAEYGWNENLEAEFTYERYLHDYLRVFGGVNVENEGADSLDEINTTAIAGIRYLTPFLFSLDVRMDSKLRPQISLSRAITIFPRTVLFGVYEYQADFGWVDELPLGDSFKKEVVWSAGIEYLLSRNFSIIGSYDNRFGAGGGLSARF; this comes from the coding sequence ATGAAAGCAATACACTATTCAATTCTATTCCTATTAATAGGCTGTCCAGCACTGTTTGCACAGTCTGTTGAAGGCAATATTGATAATTTGCCAGTAAAGGAATATACGTTAACCCTCAAAGAAGAAATGGTTAATAAAGCGGGAAAAGAAGTAAAAGGGATGACCGTTAATGGGACAATCCCAGGGCCAACCCTTGAATTTACCGAAGGCGAATATGCGGTTATTTATGTAAAAAATGAAATGAGCGTTGAAACTTCGGTGCATTGGCACGGATTTCTTTTGCCAAATTTCTACGATGGCGTTCCTTATTTGACTACGCCACCCATTAAGGCTGGAACCACTTTTAAATATGAATTTGCAATTAAACAAAATGGAACGTATTGGTATCACTCGCACACAATGCTACAGGAACAAAGTGGTGTTTTTGGTTCCATTATCATCCATCCAAAAGAAGAAAGCTTCGAGTATGACAAAGATTTAGTGTTAATGTTGTCCGACTGGACAAATGAAAAACCAATGAATGTGCTACGAAACCTTAAACGAGGTAATGAGTGGTATCAAATGAAGAAAGGTACATCTACCCCTTTAAATCAAGTGATAGCAAGAGGTGCCTTTGGTGCACAATTAGATTTCTGGCGTCAACGGATGGAAGGTGCCGATATTGCTGATATTTATTATCCTGCATTTTTAGTCAATGGTAAAGAGATTGCAGAATACCCTGAATTTCAACCAGGTGAAAAAGTCAGGTTGCGCATTATAAATGGATCTGCTTCCTCACAATTCTGGATGACCTTTGGAGGCGAAGCGCCAACAATGGTTTCTGCTGATGGAAAAGACATTGTTCCTGTAAAGCGTAGCAAAACATTTATTGCTATTGCAGAAGCCTACGATTTTATTATAACTATTCCTGAAAATGGTAAAATTGAGTTGCGTTCAATGGCGCAAGATGGCTCTGGCACTTCCTTGGCATACATTGGTAATGGCAAAATTCTACCTGCAGAAATTCTTCCGAGACCTGACAAAATCCAAATGATGCAAGAAATGGCTAAAATGAAAATGAAAATGGGTGCTCACGCGCTAAAATTTCAGCCAGGTAAAGATGAACGTTTTGAGATGAAAGAAGAATATGGCATGCAGATGGATGATATGAAAGGGATGGAAATGGACGGTAAGATGAAGATGGATCATTCTAATATGAAAAATAATAAAATGGCGAATGATATGAAAATGGATTCTACAATGTCCCATATGGATCATTCTAAAATGGGAAATAGTGATATGAAAACGGATGAAAAAGAATCAAACACTATGGAGGGAATGGATATGTTTTCAGAATACAACTATGATTATTTGAAGTCTCCTGAAAAAACAACGTATGCAAAAGGCACACCAGTTAATGAAATCCTGTTGAACCTCACAGGGAATATGAACCGATATATTTGGAGTATGAATGGTGTTCCCTTGTCTGAAACTGATAAGATAAAGATAAAGGGAAATCAAGTTACAAGAATCACTCTAAACAACCTTACAATGATGCATCATCCTATGCATTTACACGGTCACTTTTTTAGAGTTATTAATAAAAATGGAGAATACTCGCCCTTAAAACATACCGTAAATGTTCCGCCAATGGAAGAATTAACTATCGAGTTTTATGGGGATGAATATGGAGACTGGTTTTTCCATTGTCATATTTTATATCATATGATGGGTGGTATGGCTAGAGTAATGAGTTACGATACACCTAGAGATACTAGAATGGAAGCCTATCCCGTTTCAAAATTGATTAAAGAAACAGATTTATGGTATTCTTGGGGAATGGTTGATGTAGCTTCACATATGACTGGTGCAACATTTATGACGTCCAATATTAGAAACCAGTTTACGCTTTCGGCGGAATATGGATGGAACGAAAACCTTGAAGCAGAATTTACATATGAACGCTATTTACACGATTATTTACGTGTTTTTGGTGGTGTAAATGTTGAAAATGAAGGAGCCGATAGTTTGGATGAAATCAATACAACCGCTATTGCAGGAATTAGGTATTTAACCCCATTTCTGTTTAGTCTAGATGTTCGTATGGATAGTAAGTTACGTCCACAAATTAGTTTGAGTCGTGCGATAACTATTTTTCCAAGAACGGTTCTTTTTGGAGTTTATGAGTATCAAGCAGATTTTGGATGGGTAGATGAATTACCACTAGGTGATAGCTTTAAGAAAGAAGTCGTCTGGAGTGCAGGAATTGAATATTTATTATCTAGAAATTTTTCAATTATAGGTAGTTATGACAATCGCTTTGGAGCAGGTGGTGGACTATCTGCACGTTTTTAA
- a CDS encoding TolC family protein, whose protein sequence is MKHIIFIICLLFVPTFAKAQDLETLIQEALTQSPEIQKFDLQFQIASEKVNEVNSLPNTEFNFGVMAIAPEMDMPMEQFSASVMQMLPWFGTISAREHYATSMADAQYVEVTIAKRKLALSVSQFYYLLYEIRAKQKVLDENIALLETYERLALTSLEVGKASAVDVLRLQIRQNELKQEKDVLIQQNKGIQAAMNSLINREYNKDVTVVSSLEIPKGDNFYSYESLSVNPELLKYDKLYQSVEQAELLNQKEGGPMIGFGVQYINQEDSPMITSSFKDMVMPMVSVSIPIFNNKYKSQTKQNELRKKEIQSQKDERLNVLTAELSKAISQRNQARIKFNTQANNLKQAEDAEEILIKNYETGTINFNDVLDIQELQLKFQMGQIETIKLYYVQTALINYLTN, encoded by the coding sequence ATGAAACATATAATATTTATAATCTGTTTGTTGTTTGTGCCAACTTTCGCAAAAGCACAAGATTTAGAAACTCTTATTCAAGAAGCATTAACCCAAAGTCCAGAGATTCAAAAGTTTGATCTTCAGTTTCAAATTGCTTCTGAAAAAGTAAATGAAGTTAACAGCTTACCAAATACAGAATTTAATTTTGGAGTTATGGCTATAGCACCTGAAATGGATATGCCTATGGAACAATTCAGCGCCTCTGTAATGCAAATGTTACCGTGGTTCGGAACGATATCTGCAAGAGAGCATTACGCCACATCGATGGCAGATGCTCAATATGTTGAAGTGACAATCGCAAAACGAAAATTAGCACTTTCCGTATCCCAATTCTATTATTTGCTCTATGAAATTAGAGCCAAACAAAAAGTGCTTGATGAAAATATAGCACTCTTGGAAACTTATGAACGTCTTGCACTCACTTCTTTAGAGGTAGGCAAGGCATCAGCAGTGGATGTGTTGCGGTTACAAATTAGACAGAATGAGCTAAAACAGGAGAAAGACGTTTTAATTCAGCAAAATAAAGGGATACAGGCAGCTATGAACAGTTTAATAAACCGGGAATATAATAAAGATGTAACTGTCGTTTCTTCTTTGGAAATTCCGAAAGGCGACAATTTTTATAGTTATGAGAGTTTGTCCGTAAATCCAGAGTTGCTTAAATACGACAAACTATACCAGTCTGTGGAGCAGGCCGAGTTGTTAAACCAAAAAGAAGGTGGACCAATGATTGGTTTCGGAGTGCAGTATATCAACCAAGAAGATAGTCCAATGATAACCAGCTCTTTTAAAGATATGGTTATGCCCATGGTTTCTGTGTCAATTCCAATATTCAATAATAAATATAAATCTCAAACTAAGCAGAATGAGTTGCGAAAAAAGGAAATACAATCTCAAAAAGACGAACGTCTGAATGTGTTGACAGCCGAATTATCAAAAGCTATTTCGCAGCGTAATCAGGCAAGAATAAAATTCAATACACAGGCAAACAACTTGAAACAGGCCGAAGATGCTGAAGAAATCCTTATTAAAAACTATGAAACGGGAACTATTAATTTTAATGACGTACTCGATATTCAGGAATTACAATTGAAGTTTCAAATGGGGCAAATTGAGACAATCAAGCTTTATTATGTTCAAACCGCTCTTATTAATTATTTAACGAATTAA
- a CDS encoding efflux RND transporter permease subunit, with amino-acid sequence MLNKSIKFLIENKLVAVLMLALFVGWGVVNAPFEWNTGSFPRNPVAVDAIPDIGENQQIVFTKWDGRSPQDIEDQITYPLTTSLLGIPGVKTIRSSSMFGFSSIYIIFEEDIEFYWSRSRILEKLNSLPAGLLPEGVNPALGPDATGLGQIYWYTLEGRDENGNVTGGWDLQELRSIQDFYVKYALSSASGVSEVASIGGYVLEYQVDVNPELMRQYKIGLSEVVKAVKQSNKDVGAQTLEINQAEYLIRGLGYVKSIEDLENAVVTSENFTSIRLKDIAKVSHGPATRRGILDKEGAEVVGGVVVARYGANPMEVINNVKEKISELSSGLPSKTLSDGRTSQLTVVPFYDRTELIQETLGTLDEALSLEILITIFVIIIMVFNLRASLLISGLLPVAVLMVFISMKLFNVDANIVALSGIAIAIGTMVDVGVILTENVLRHIDENDENVPMNTVVYNATAEVSGAILTAVLTTIISFIPVFTMIGAEGKLFRPLAFTKTAALTASLIVALFLIPPFAAYLFKKRNIKTSFSYMLNGAMIILGIVSLIFGYPLGIILVAFGVVGILSLKKMITSKRANTINIFVSAFAIIFLLAEYWRPLGVDRSIFINLIFVGLICFGLLGVFTLFRNYYVRILNWALRNKLLFLSVPTAIVILGVLIMRDTGKEFMPSLNEGSFLLMPTSMPHSGVEENKRVLQQLDMAVASLPEIETVVGKSGRTESALDPAPLSMYENIIQYKSEYILNEKRKRQRFKVNDDGLFVLKDGSLVTNPNNEIEDDNSNYKASELKDPFSVTSSQLIPDDDGEYFRNWRPEIKSPDDIWKEIVRVTKLPGVTSAPKLQPIETRLVMLQTGMRAPMGIKVKGQDLKEIEAFGLQLEDLLKQSEGVKNEAVFADRIVGKPYLLLDIDRDRLARYGITIEDVQQVIQISVGGMVLTQTVEGRERYGIRVRYPRELRANPNDLEDIYVPVEKGSPVPLSELVTIRYEQGPQVIKSEDTFLVGYVLFDKLDGFAEVDVVENAQALIQEKIDSGELIVPKGINYQFTGTYENQLRAEKTLGVVVPLALAIIFLILYFQFRSVSTSLMVFTGIAVAFAGGFLMIWFYGQDWFLNFNFFGENLRDLFQMHTINLSVAVWVGFIALFGIATDDGVVMATYLTQTFDRNTPETKQEIRASVVEAGEKRIRPCLMTTATTILALLPVLTSTGRGSDIMIPMAIPSFGGMLIALITLFVVPVLFSWKKEFQLKRAIK; translated from the coding sequence ATGCTAAATAAAAGCATCAAATTTTTAATAGAAAATAAACTAGTCGCTGTTTTAATGTTAGCGCTATTTGTAGGTTGGGGAGTCGTAAATGCCCCTTTTGAATGGAATACAGGTTCTTTTCCAAGAAATCCAGTAGCAGTAGATGCTATTCCTGATATTGGTGAAAACCAACAAATTGTATTTACTAAATGGGATGGTCGATCACCACAAGATATTGAAGACCAAATTACCTATCCATTAACCACATCGCTTTTGGGAATTCCAGGCGTTAAAACCATACGTAGTTCTTCTATGTTCGGTTTTTCTAGTATCTATATCATTTTTGAAGAGGATATCGAATTTTATTGGAGTAGAAGTCGCATACTTGAGAAGTTAAACTCATTACCTGCAGGATTGCTTCCTGAAGGAGTAAATCCGGCATTAGGACCTGATGCGACAGGTTTAGGACAAATTTATTGGTACACTTTAGAAGGACGAGATGAAAATGGAAACGTCACAGGTGGCTGGGATTTACAAGAATTACGAAGCATTCAAGATTTCTACGTGAAATATGCGCTGTCTTCAGCAAGTGGTGTTTCAGAAGTTGCCTCAATTGGCGGTTATGTTTTAGAATACCAAGTTGATGTCAACCCCGAGTTGATGAGGCAATATAAAATCGGATTAAGTGAAGTTGTAAAAGCGGTTAAACAAAGTAATAAAGATGTTGGTGCACAGACTTTGGAAATTAACCAAGCGGAATATCTCATACGTGGTTTGGGGTATGTCAAGTCCATTGAAGATCTAGAAAATGCTGTAGTGACATCAGAAAATTTCACCTCTATACGTTTAAAGGATATTGCAAAAGTTTCGCACGGTCCTGCAACAAGAAGAGGTATTTTAGATAAAGAAGGAGCAGAGGTTGTAGGAGGGGTGGTGGTTGCCAGATATGGTGCTAACCCTATGGAGGTCATCAATAATGTGAAAGAGAAAATAAGCGAATTAAGTTCAGGTTTGCCCTCTAAAACATTAAGTGATGGTAGAACATCACAACTTACCGTTGTTCCCTTTTATGACAGAACAGAGCTTATTCAAGAAACATTAGGCACGCTAGACGAAGCGCTGTCTTTAGAGATCCTAATAACTATTTTCGTAATCATCATAATGGTGTTCAATTTAAGGGCTTCATTATTGATTTCGGGATTATTACCTGTTGCGGTGTTAATGGTTTTTATTTCAATGAAGCTGTTTAACGTAGATGCTAATATTGTGGCTTTATCGGGTATTGCTATTGCTATTGGCACAATGGTAGATGTGGGCGTTATTCTTACGGAGAATGTGCTCCGGCATATTGACGAAAATGATGAAAACGTGCCAATGAACACCGTTGTATATAATGCAACTGCCGAAGTTTCTGGTGCAATTTTGACTGCTGTACTGACCACAATTATAAGTTTTATTCCTGTATTTACGATGATTGGTGCTGAAGGTAAATTATTTAGACCATTGGCTTTTACCAAAACGGCTGCGCTAACAGCATCCCTAATTGTGGCTTTATTTTTAATTCCACCGTTTGCAGCCTATTTATTTAAAAAGCGTAACATAAAGACATCGTTTAGTTATATGCTAAATGGGGCAATGATTATTTTGGGTATTGTATCCCTTATTTTTGGATATCCTCTTGGAATAATATTAGTAGCATTTGGTGTGGTGGGTATCCTCTCATTAAAAAAAATGATTACCTCAAAACGAGCCAATACTATCAACATTTTTGTATCCGCTTTTGCCATCATATTCTTGTTGGCAGAATATTGGAGACCACTTGGCGTAGATAGAAGCATATTTATAAATCTAATTTTTGTAGGTCTTATCTGTTTTGGTCTTTTAGGCGTATTTACACTTTTTAGAAACTATTATGTGCGCATTTTAAATTGGGCACTGCGCAATAAGTTGTTATTTCTTTCAGTACCCACTGCGATTGTAATTTTGGGTGTATTGATTATGCGCGATACTGGTAAGGAATTTATGCCATCCCTTAATGAAGGATCTTTTCTGCTGATGCCTACTTCAATGCCGCACTCTGGAGTTGAAGAGAACAAACGTGTATTGCAGCAATTGGATATGGCTGTAGCTAGTCTTCCAGAAATTGAAACAGTCGTTGGTAAATCTGGTCGTACAGAGTCTGCATTAGACCCTGCACCTTTGTCGATGTACGAAAACATAATTCAATACAAATCAGAATACATCTTAAATGAGAAACGGAAAAGACAGCGCTTTAAAGTAAATGATGATGGATTGTTCGTTCTCAAGGATGGAAGTTTGGTAACCAATCCAAATAATGAAATTGAAGATGACAATTCCAATTACAAGGCATCCGAATTAAAAGATCCTTTTTCTGTCACTAGTTCTCAACTTATTCCAGATGACGATGGAGAGTACTTTAGAAACTGGAGACCAGAGATTAAATCACCAGATGATATTTGGAAAGAAATTGTAAGGGTTACAAAGCTTCCTGGAGTTACTTCCGCACCCAAGTTACAACCTATTGAAACACGCTTGGTAATGCTACAAACAGGTATGCGAGCACCAATGGGAATAAAAGTTAAAGGGCAGGACTTAAAAGAAATTGAAGCCTTTGGATTGCAATTGGAAGATTTATTAAAACAATCAGAAGGCGTTAAGAACGAAGCTGTATTTGCTGACCGTATTGTAGGTAAACCTTATCTGTTATTGGATATTGACAGGGATCGACTGGCGCGATATGGAATTACTATTGAAGATGTTCAACAAGTCATTCAGATTTCAGTTGGAGGAATGGTATTAACACAAACTGTTGAAGGTAGGGAACGTTACGGTATTCGAGTGCGATACCCAAGAGAATTACGAGCAAACCCAAATGACCTCGAAGACATTTATGTTCCTGTTGAAAAAGGAAGTCCAGTACCATTAAGTGAGCTTGTGACTATTAGATATGAGCAAGGACCACAAGTTATAAAGAGTGAGGATACGTTTTTAGTAGGATATGTTCTTTTTGATAAACTAGATGGTTTCGCTGAAGTAGACGTGGTGGAAAATGCACAAGCGCTTATTCAGGAAAAAATCGATTCAGGGGAATTGATTGTGCCTAAAGGTATCAATTATCAATTCACGGGAACATACGAAAACCAATTACGAGCAGAGAAAACTCTTGGTGTTGTTGTACCATTGGCACTTGCCATTATTTTCCTTATCCTTTATTTCCAGTTCCGTTCCGTGAGCACATCTTTGATGGTATTTACTGGAATTGCAGTAGCCTTTGCTGGAGGATTTCTAATGATTTGGTTTTATGGCCAAGATTGGTTTCTAAACTTCAATTTCTTTGGGGAAAATCTACGAGACCTCTTTCAAATGCACACTATTAATTTAAGTGTTGCGGTATGGGTTGGTTTTATTGCTTTGTTTGGTATTGCTACAGATGATGGTGTGGTAATGGCCACTTATTTGACCCAAACCTTTGATAGAAATACGCCAGAAACAAAACAGGAAATTCGGGCATCTGTAGTCGAAGCAGGAGAAAAGCGTATTCGTCCATGTTTAATGACAACGGCAACAACTATTCTTGCGCTGTTACCGGTATTAACATCAACGGGTCGTGGGAGTGATATAATGATTCCAATGGCTATACCATCATTTGGAGGGATGCTTATTGCACTTATAACTTTATTTGTTGTTCCAGTATTGTTTAGCTGGAAAAAAGAATTTCAATTAAAAAGAGCTATAAAATGA
- a CDS encoding AraC family transcriptional regulator has translation MSKPKEFWIKNMVCNRCLKVIQQELQQLEVKILSLELGRLLVEAPKKTNDEIIHAVTTVLHANDFEIVENEEEMLVERIKIILIEQLQDLPLHIKLKTSELLASSLHKDYKQLSKLFSTNEKTTIEKYFIKLKIEKVKELIQLKQYSFSDIGYILDYSSVNHLSRQFKEVVGLSMTDYKNAENWKRNFYDEII, from the coding sequence ATGAGCAAACCAAAAGAATTTTGGATTAAGAATATGGTCTGTAATCGCTGCTTAAAAGTAATTCAGCAAGAATTGCAACAACTTGAAGTAAAGATACTTTCATTAGAATTGGGAAGATTATTGGTAGAAGCACCAAAAAAAACCAACGATGAAATTATCCATGCTGTAACAACAGTACTTCACGCCAATGATTTTGAAATCGTTGAGAACGAAGAAGAAATGCTTGTAGAGAGAATCAAGATTATTCTAATTGAACAATTGCAAGACTTGCCATTACATATAAAGTTAAAAACATCCGAACTATTAGCATCCAGTCTTCATAAGGATTATAAACAATTGAGCAAGCTTTTTTCTACCAATGAAAAAACCACCATCGAGAAATACTTTATAAAACTAAAGATTGAAAAGGTAAAAGAACTCATTCAGCTTAAACAGTATTCCTTTTCTGATATAGGCTACATTTTGGATTATAGTAGTGTCAACCATTTGTCCAGACAGTTTAAAGAAGTAGTGGGTCTGAGTATGACCGATTATAAAAACGCTGAAAATTGGAAACGGAATTTTTATGATGAAATTATATAA
- a CDS encoding WG repeat-containing protein — protein MKKFLITLVLIPFFGIAQTLEGLEYISPFNNDVAAIKKDNEWGFIDQNGKIIVDFRNDLILTKTDNANYPIFSNERCLIAHHKDGVLYYGYIDKTGKTVITPQFLNASNFKNDVAVALKLVKEESSGMNELMKNIVNYHYYEVVIEKAGEINQYLTEEPIHITLTKEKMKKPPVITSKLISNNLIAVRNNNNKWTLKKISE, from the coding sequence ATGAAAAAATTTCTCATCACATTAGTATTAATTCCTTTTTTCGGAATTGCACAAACATTGGAAGGTTTAGAATATATCTCCCCTTTTAACAATGACGTAGCTGCCATTAAAAAAGACAACGAATGGGGTTTTATTGACCAAAATGGCAAAATAATAGTTGATTTTCGAAACGATTTGATACTGACCAAAACAGACAATGCAAATTACCCCATATTCAGTAACGAAAGATGTCTAATTGCACATCATAAAGATGGTGTGCTCTATTATGGCTATATCGATAAAACTGGAAAAACAGTCATTACACCACAATTCTTGAATGCCAGCAACTTTAAAAATGATGTAGCTGTTGCATTAAAATTGGTCAAAGAAGAAAGTAGTGGCATGAATGAACTGATGAAGAACATAGTGAACTATCACTATTATGAAGTGGTTATTGAAAAGGCTGGGGAAATAAATCAATATTTAACAGAAGAACCTATACATATTACCCTTACCAAAGAGAAAATGAAAAAGCCTCCTGTAATTACCTCCAAACTTATTTCTAATAATCTAATTGCGGTTAGGAACAATAATAACAAATGGACGCTTAAAAAAATCAGTGAATAA